One genomic window of Anabaena sphaerica FACHB-251 includes the following:
- a CDS encoding GNAT family N-acetyltransferase: protein MIRRTTPDDTNALIAVAETIGFQAQELDYLKKMLSDYFKDGETESFWLTYEENEPVGVAYCEPERMTHQTWNLLLIAIREDLQGQGRGGKLLHYVEQTLIARGGRMLVVETSGLPEFERTRAFYGKYGFQEEARIRDFYAAGDDKIVFRKLLNAD, encoded by the coding sequence ATGATTCGACGGACCACACCCGACGACACAAACGCGCTAATCGCCGTAGCTGAAACTATTGGCTTTCAGGCTCAAGAACTTGATTATCTGAAAAAAATGCTGTCCGATTACTTTAAAGACGGCGAAACCGAAAGCTTTTGGCTTACCTACGAAGAAAATGAGCCTGTTGGAGTAGCTTACTGCGAACCGGAACGGATGACTCATCAAACGTGGAATTTGCTATTAATTGCCATCCGAGAAGACCTCCAGGGACAAGGACGGGGCGGGAAATTACTGCACTATGTTGAACAAACATTGATAGCACGTGGTGGACGGATGCTAGTGGTGGAAACTTCAGGACTACCGGAATTTGAGCGCACAAGGGCATTTTACGGGAAGTATGGCTTCCAGGAAGAAGCACGTATTCGTGATTTCTACGCGGCGGGTGATGATAAAATTGTGTTCCGCAAACTGTTAAATGCAGACTAG
- a CDS encoding DUF1802 family protein translates to MLMELTTTFHALKEWAVAVNALENGQTIMLLRKGGIHEQGGRFSVAHEQVLLYPTYEHQQSFLLKAEYADLVYPVTSGWHPETIRIGSWAEITDILPVADESIVSELLPFHIWNEYFISDRLKWKARQPLYILLLRTYKLPQVQYIPYLPEYGGCKSWIDLDQQVQLEGSEPVLSDAVYSQMVENIRGIIGDRLYAVSL, encoded by the coding sequence ATGCTCATGGAACTGACTACCACTTTTCATGCTCTCAAAGAATGGGCTGTAGCCGTAAATGCGCTGGAAAACGGCCAAACGATTATGTTACTTCGTAAAGGCGGTATCCATGAACAGGGGGGACGTTTCAGCGTTGCTCATGAACAGGTTCTGCTCTACCCTACTTACGAACATCAACAATCTTTTTTGCTCAAGGCTGAGTATGCTGATCTTGTCTATCCAGTCACATCAGGATGGCATCCAGAAACAATTCGCATCGGTAGTTGGGCAGAAATTACGGATATTTTACCCGTTGCAGATGAGTCTATTGTCAGTGAATTACTTCCTTTTCATATTTGGAACGAGTATTTTATTAGCGATCGCCTAAAATGGAAAGCGCGTCAACCTTTATACATTCTTTTGTTACGGACTTATAAACTCCCCCAGGTGCAGTATATTCCTTATTTACCTGAATACGGTGGTTGTAAATCTTGGATTGATTTAGATCAACAGGTGCAGTTAGAAGGTTCTGAACCTGTTTTATCTGATGCTGTCTATAGTCAGATGGTTGAGAATATTCGCGGAATTATTGGCGATCGGTTGTATGCGGTATCTTTGTAA
- a CDS encoding aldo/keto reductase, producing the protein MEKRKLGTSTVQISPILMGTWQAGKKMWVGIEDDDSIKTIRAGYEAGITTIDTAEVYGDGHSEQIVAQALSDVRDRVEYATKVFSNHLKYQQVIEACERSLQNLKTDYIDLYQIHWPSGAFNSEIVPIEETMNALNHLKEQGKIRAIGVSNFSREQIAEASQYGRIDSLQPPYSLFWRNVETDAMPYCVENNISILAYSPLAQGLLTGKFAPGHKFDPADNRAKNRLFQGENFERAQQALDKLRPIAENHHCSLAQLALAWLIAQPQTNAIAGARYPQQAQDNAKAAAINLSTEEIAQIDNIGRIVTNHFDNTGIMWEW; encoded by the coding sequence ATGGAAAAACGCAAACTGGGTACATCAACCGTACAAATCTCACCCATTCTCATGGGAACTTGGCAAGCAGGGAAAAAAATGTGGGTGGGAATTGAGGATGATGACTCAATTAAAACCATTCGCGCTGGTTACGAAGCCGGAATTACAACCATAGATACTGCTGAAGTTTATGGTGATGGACATTCTGAACAGATTGTAGCCCAAGCTTTGTCTGATGTGCGCGATCGCGTGGAATATGCCACAAAAGTTTTTTCTAATCATCTCAAATATCAACAAGTGATTGAAGCTTGTGAGCGTTCCCTGCAAAATCTCAAAACTGACTACATCGACCTATACCAAATTCATTGGCCATCTGGTGCTTTCAACAGTGAAATCGTCCCTATAGAAGAAACCATGAACGCCTTAAATCATCTCAAAGAACAAGGTAAAATTCGTGCCATTGGAGTTTCTAATTTTTCCCGTGAACAAATAGCAGAAGCCTCCCAATATGGACGTATTGATAGTTTACAACCACCTTATTCTTTATTTTGGCGGAATGTAGAGACAGATGCCATGCCATACTGTGTGGAAAATAACATTTCGATTTTGGCTTATTCACCTTTAGCACAAGGATTGTTAACTGGTAAATTCGCTCCTGGTCATAAATTTGACCCAGCCGATAACAGAGCTAAAAATAGGTTATTTCAAGGTGAAAACTTTGAACGCGCTCAACAAGCATTAGACAAACTTAGACCCATAGCTGAAAATCATCATTGTAGTTTAGCGCAGTTAGCATTGGCGTGGTTAATTGCCCAACCTCAAACAAATGCGATCGCCGGTGCAAGATATCCCCAACAAGCACAAGATAACGCCAAAGCCGCAGCAATCAATCTTTCTACTGAAGAAATCGCCCAAATAGACAATATTGGCCGCATTGTTACCAACCATTTCGACAATACAGGAATTATGTGGGAATGGTAA